In one window of Primulina tabacum isolate GXHZ01 chromosome 8, ASM2559414v2, whole genome shotgun sequence DNA:
- the LOC142553098 gene encoding peptidyl-prolyl cis-trans isomerase CYP18-1-like produces MALTLHTNLGDIKCEIFCDEVPKTAENFLALCASGYYDTTTFHRNIKGFMIQGGDPTNTGKGGTSIWGKKFNDEMRESLKHNARGILSMANSGPNTNGSQFFITYGKQPHLNGLYTIFGKVIHGFEVLDIMEKAPTGPGDQPLMEIRINRVTIHANPLAG; encoded by the exons ATGGCAC TTACGCTTCACACGAATTTGGGCGACATCAAGTGTGAAATATTCTGCGACGAGGTCCCCAAAACTGCTGAA AATTTCTTGGCCCTGTGTGCAAGTGGCTATTATGATACTACTACTTTTCATAGAAATATTAAGGGTTTCATGATCCAAGGTGGTGATCCAACAAATACTGGCAAGGGTGGGACAAGTATATGGGGTAAAAAGTTCAATGATGAGATGAGAGAGTCTCTCAAG CACAATGCTAGAGGTATATTATCCATGGCTAATAGTGGCCCGAATACAAATGGAAGCCAGTTTTTCATTACATACGGGAAGCAACCTCATCTTAATGGACTATACACCATCTTCGGCAAAGTGATTCATGGTTTTGAAGTTCTTGATATAATGGAAAAG GCTCCAACGGGACCAGGTGATCAACCTCTTATGGAGATCAGGATTAATCGCGTTACAATACACGCCAATCCACTTGCTGGTTGA
- the LOC142553097 gene encoding uncharacterized protein LOC142553097 isoform X1 yields the protein MAEDERLSTPKAPKPNSTPNVPEKFANSSNPSRNLKTAKEFTSSVAARIADQPLQCFAPEVWGVLTAISEKARQRYQSINMPLTCDEHCIGRLVDNTHFRIIAPAVSGNHCKIYRKKVATADTKLPSDNSCSVFLKDFSTNGTYLNWEKLNKSGPEVKLCHGDIISIAVAPHHEHAFAYVFREVQKSSVVNDGLLKRKPEELGAENKRLKGIGIGALDGPLSLDDFRSLEKSNKELRKLLEDQVAIVEALRCENRASTEKHESEMRKLQESISKSYQSEFNMLNQHLEAKKKELAELNRTFSEQKHEMENLNKRLIASKQSCVEANEIIYSQKASMSELKTLLDEERDQRRGEREKAAADLKMSIQRIQAETAEEIKRLSDGALRREKEQQERINKLQDAEKERCSLVETLRSKLEDTRQKLVDYDNKVRQLEGQIHEELLASARSRKRVEELKHDREKLIKELEHEKQAAREEAWAKVSALELEISAALRDLDFEKRRLKGAKERIMLRETQLRAFYSTTEEISVLFVKQQEQLKAMQRTLEDDENYESTSVDADVNPEYIDVIRSLARDKETYQHNIIAKVGSGAGHSHGRDQLESSSDEASMTEKHDCNVKNCGGGGQDTEEMEITGDEHNVGGGFGSDINANGTTPVFLGDAIGTEQFPETEGVGTLPILEGDVAETEHAVETESQSLRGRLKFDLNKFSATDDDEMQIDDETNTEAVDQAQNKSHGPSLSQSNSPLAVQNPMEDTEGGGSIKTGDLLASEVVGSWACSTAPSAHGENDSPRSRNDEEGTAMPVQDSNSLVAESQHLPSSKSDAPAANSQNLMLLCEMIAIISPDSREQFSSAVIRENQIGCDGIASSSETEDCGDKDKDANEAVTGVASDTETVGRDGLVANDEMEEDDDDTQEDSVG from the exons ATGGCCGAGGACGAGAGGTTATCAACTCCCAAGGCCCCTAAGCCGAATTCGACACCAAATGTTCCCGAGAAGTTTGCCAACAGCAGTAACCCGTCCAGAAATCTGAAAACTGCAAAGGAGTTTACATCATCAGTGGCCGCGAGAATCGCCGATCAGCCGCTTCAATGCTTCGCCCCCGAAGTTTGGGGTGTGCTCACTGCCATATCAGAAAAGGCACGCCAGCGCTACCAG AGTATAAATATGCCTCTGACTTGCGATGAACACTGTATCGGTCGGTTAGTGGATAACACACATTTTCGGATAATTGCACCTGCTGTAAGTGGTAATCATTGCAAGATTTATCGGAAGAAGGTTGCTACTGCAGATACGAAACTTCCATCGGACAACTCTTGTTCCGTGTTCTTGAAAGATTTTAG CACGAATGGTACGtatttaaattgggaaaaattgaATAAAAGTGGACCTGAAGTGAAGCTGTGCCATGGAGACATAATCTCAATAGCAGTTGCTCCACATCATG AACATGCTTTTGCATATGTATTTCGGGAAGTTCAGAAATCCTCTGTTGTAAATGATGGACTGCTAAAGAGAAAACCTG AGGAACTGGGTGCTGAGAACAAAAGACTAAAAGGGATTGGCATAGGAGCTTTAGATGGTCCACTATCGCTTGATGATTTTCGGAGCCTTGAAAAATCAAACAAG GAACTTAGGAAACTTCTGGAAGATCAAGTTGCGATTGTCGAAGCTTTGCGCTGTGAAAACCGTGCATCTACCGAGAAGCATGAATCT GAAATGAGAAAGTTGCAAGAATCAATATCAAAATCCTATCAGTCCGAGTTCAATATGTTGAACCAGCATTTAGAAGCTAAAAAGAAGGAACTGGCAGAGCTGAATAGAACATTTTCTGAACAGAAACATGAGATGGAAAACCTTAACAAAAGACTTATCGCATCTAAGCAATCGTGTGTTGAAGCTAATGAAATAATTTATAG CCAGAAGGCATCTATGTCAGAACTGAAAACTTTATTAGACGAGGAGCGTGATCAGAGAAGAGGAGAGCGGGAGAAAGCTGCTGCAGACTTAAAAATGTCAATCCAGAGAATTCAAGCTGAGACTGCGGAGGAAATAAAAAGATTGTCAGATGGTGCTCTACGGCGGGAGAAAGAACAACAGGAAAGGATAAACAAGCTTCAG GATGCAGAGAAGGAAAGGTGTTCATTGGTGGAAACTTTGAGGTCCAAATTG GAAGATACACGGCAAAAGCTGGTCGACTATGATAATAAAGTTCGCCAGTTGGAGGGTCAAATTCATGAGGAGCTGCTTGCTTCTGCCAGGAGCAGAAAA AGGGTTGAAGAACTTAAGCATGACAGAGAAAAGCTAATTAAAGAGCTTGAACACGAAAAG CAGGCAGCTCGGGAAGAAGCTTGGGCAAAGGTGTCTGCACTAGAACTTGAGATCAGTGCTGCTTTACGGGATCTTGATTTTGAAAAGCGCAGACTAAAAGGGGCTAAGGAAAGGATTATGCTTCG TGAAACTCAGCTTCGCGCATTCTATTCTACTACAGAGGAGATATCCGTGTTGTTTGTAAAGCAGCAAGAACAACTCAAGGCAATGCAAAGAACGCTCGAAGATGACGAGAATTATGAATCCACATCTGTTGATGCTGACGTCAATCCAGAATATATCGATGTAATTCGATCTTTGGCCCGAGACAAGGAGACCTACCAACATAATATTATAGCAAAGGTAGGATCGGGTGCAGGTCATAGCCATGGCAGAGATCAACTTGAGTCATCAAGTGATGAAGCAAGTATGACAGAAAAGCATGACTGTAATGTCAAAAACTGTGGTGGAGGTGGTCAGGATACCGAGGAGATGGAAATCACTGGTGATGAACATAATGTTGGGGGTGGTTTTGGTTCTGATATCAATGCCAATGGCACAACACCTGTTTTCCTAGGAGATGCTATTGGAACGGAACAATTCCCTGAAACCGAGGGTGTTGGTACATTACCAATTCTGGAAGGAGATGTTGCTGAGACTGAGCATGCTGTGGAAACTGAAAGCCAATCTCTTCGCGGAAGGCTGAAATtcgatttaaataaatttagcgccacagatgatgatgagatgcaGATAGATGATGAAACAAATACAGAAGCTGTGGATCAGGCTCAAAACAAAAGTCATGGTCCTTCTCTCTCTCAATCGAATAGTCCTTTGGCAGTTCAGAACCCGATGGAAGACACTGAAGGTGGAGGAAGTATCAAAACAGGTGACCTTTTGGCCTCAGAAGTGGTTGGGAGCTGGGCATGCAGCACCGCTCCTTCTGCCCATGGAGAGAACGATTCTCCCAGGAGCAGAAACGACGAAGAAGGTACTGCTATGCCTGTGCAAGACTCCAACAGTCTTGTAGCTGAGAGTCAACACTTACCATCCTCAAAATCTGATGCTCCTGCCGCGAACTCTCAAAATCTGATGCTACTGTGCGAGATGATTGCTATTATTTCTCCTGATTCAAGGGAACAATTTAGCAGTGCTGTTATAAGAGAGAATCAAATTGGGTGTGACGGAATAGCAAGTTCTTCCGAAACTGAAGATTGTGGTGATAAAGACAAAGATGCGAACGAAGCTGTTACTGGAGTTGCTTCAGATACTGAGACTGTTGGTAGAGATGGATTAGTGGCTAATGATGAAATGGAGGAAGACGATGATGATACACAAGAAGATTCTGTTGGATAA
- the LOC142553097 gene encoding uncharacterized protein LOC142553097 isoform X2: MAEDERLSTPKAPKPNSTPNVPEKFANSSNPSRNLKTAKEFTSSVAARIADQPLQCFAPEVWGVLTAISEKARQRYQSINMPLTCDEHCIGRLVDNTHFRIIAPAVSGNHCKIYRKKVATADTKLPSDNSCSVFLKDFSTNGTYLNWEKLNKSGPEVKLCHGDIISIAVAPHHEHAFAYVFREVQKSSVVNDGLLKRKPEELGAENKRLKGIGIGALDGPLSLDDFRSLEKSNKELRKLLEDQVAIVEALRCENRASTEKHESEMRKLQESISKSYQSEFNMLNQHLEAKKKELAELNRTFSEQKHEMENLNKRLIASKQSCVEANEIIYSQKASMSELKTLLDEERDQRRGEREKAAADLKMSIQRIQAETAEEIKRLSDGALRREKEQQERINKLQDAEKERCSLVETLRSKLEDTRQKLVDYDNKVRQLEGQIHEELLASARSRKRVEELKHDREKLIKELEHEKAAREEAWAKVSALELEISAALRDLDFEKRRLKGAKERIMLRETQLRAFYSTTEEISVLFVKQQEQLKAMQRTLEDDENYESTSVDADVNPEYIDVIRSLARDKETYQHNIIAKVGSGAGHSHGRDQLESSSDEASMTEKHDCNVKNCGGGGQDTEEMEITGDEHNVGGGFGSDINANGTTPVFLGDAIGTEQFPETEGVGTLPILEGDVAETEHAVETESQSLRGRLKFDLNKFSATDDDEMQIDDETNTEAVDQAQNKSHGPSLSQSNSPLAVQNPMEDTEGGGSIKTGDLLASEVVGSWACSTAPSAHGENDSPRSRNDEEGTAMPVQDSNSLVAESQHLPSSKSDAPAANSQNLMLLCEMIAIISPDSREQFSSAVIRENQIGCDGIASSSETEDCGDKDKDANEAVTGVASDTETVGRDGLVANDEMEEDDDDTQEDSVG; this comes from the exons ATGGCCGAGGACGAGAGGTTATCAACTCCCAAGGCCCCTAAGCCGAATTCGACACCAAATGTTCCCGAGAAGTTTGCCAACAGCAGTAACCCGTCCAGAAATCTGAAAACTGCAAAGGAGTTTACATCATCAGTGGCCGCGAGAATCGCCGATCAGCCGCTTCAATGCTTCGCCCCCGAAGTTTGGGGTGTGCTCACTGCCATATCAGAAAAGGCACGCCAGCGCTACCAG AGTATAAATATGCCTCTGACTTGCGATGAACACTGTATCGGTCGGTTAGTGGATAACACACATTTTCGGATAATTGCACCTGCTGTAAGTGGTAATCATTGCAAGATTTATCGGAAGAAGGTTGCTACTGCAGATACGAAACTTCCATCGGACAACTCTTGTTCCGTGTTCTTGAAAGATTTTAG CACGAATGGTACGtatttaaattgggaaaaattgaATAAAAGTGGACCTGAAGTGAAGCTGTGCCATGGAGACATAATCTCAATAGCAGTTGCTCCACATCATG AACATGCTTTTGCATATGTATTTCGGGAAGTTCAGAAATCCTCTGTTGTAAATGATGGACTGCTAAAGAGAAAACCTG AGGAACTGGGTGCTGAGAACAAAAGACTAAAAGGGATTGGCATAGGAGCTTTAGATGGTCCACTATCGCTTGATGATTTTCGGAGCCTTGAAAAATCAAACAAG GAACTTAGGAAACTTCTGGAAGATCAAGTTGCGATTGTCGAAGCTTTGCGCTGTGAAAACCGTGCATCTACCGAGAAGCATGAATCT GAAATGAGAAAGTTGCAAGAATCAATATCAAAATCCTATCAGTCCGAGTTCAATATGTTGAACCAGCATTTAGAAGCTAAAAAGAAGGAACTGGCAGAGCTGAATAGAACATTTTCTGAACAGAAACATGAGATGGAAAACCTTAACAAAAGACTTATCGCATCTAAGCAATCGTGTGTTGAAGCTAATGAAATAATTTATAG CCAGAAGGCATCTATGTCAGAACTGAAAACTTTATTAGACGAGGAGCGTGATCAGAGAAGAGGAGAGCGGGAGAAAGCTGCTGCAGACTTAAAAATGTCAATCCAGAGAATTCAAGCTGAGACTGCGGAGGAAATAAAAAGATTGTCAGATGGTGCTCTACGGCGGGAGAAAGAACAACAGGAAAGGATAAACAAGCTTCAG GATGCAGAGAAGGAAAGGTGTTCATTGGTGGAAACTTTGAGGTCCAAATTG GAAGATACACGGCAAAAGCTGGTCGACTATGATAATAAAGTTCGCCAGTTGGAGGGTCAAATTCATGAGGAGCTGCTTGCTTCTGCCAGGAGCAGAAAA AGGGTTGAAGAACTTAAGCATGACAGAGAAAAGCTAATTAAAGAGCTTGAACACGAAAAG GCAGCTCGGGAAGAAGCTTGGGCAAAGGTGTCTGCACTAGAACTTGAGATCAGTGCTGCTTTACGGGATCTTGATTTTGAAAAGCGCAGACTAAAAGGGGCTAAGGAAAGGATTATGCTTCG TGAAACTCAGCTTCGCGCATTCTATTCTACTACAGAGGAGATATCCGTGTTGTTTGTAAAGCAGCAAGAACAACTCAAGGCAATGCAAAGAACGCTCGAAGATGACGAGAATTATGAATCCACATCTGTTGATGCTGACGTCAATCCAGAATATATCGATGTAATTCGATCTTTGGCCCGAGACAAGGAGACCTACCAACATAATATTATAGCAAAGGTAGGATCGGGTGCAGGTCATAGCCATGGCAGAGATCAACTTGAGTCATCAAGTGATGAAGCAAGTATGACAGAAAAGCATGACTGTAATGTCAAAAACTGTGGTGGAGGTGGTCAGGATACCGAGGAGATGGAAATCACTGGTGATGAACATAATGTTGGGGGTGGTTTTGGTTCTGATATCAATGCCAATGGCACAACACCTGTTTTCCTAGGAGATGCTATTGGAACGGAACAATTCCCTGAAACCGAGGGTGTTGGTACATTACCAATTCTGGAAGGAGATGTTGCTGAGACTGAGCATGCTGTGGAAACTGAAAGCCAATCTCTTCGCGGAAGGCTGAAATtcgatttaaataaatttagcgccacagatgatgatgagatgcaGATAGATGATGAAACAAATACAGAAGCTGTGGATCAGGCTCAAAACAAAAGTCATGGTCCTTCTCTCTCTCAATCGAATAGTCCTTTGGCAGTTCAGAACCCGATGGAAGACACTGAAGGTGGAGGAAGTATCAAAACAGGTGACCTTTTGGCCTCAGAAGTGGTTGGGAGCTGGGCATGCAGCACCGCTCCTTCTGCCCATGGAGAGAACGATTCTCCCAGGAGCAGAAACGACGAAGAAGGTACTGCTATGCCTGTGCAAGACTCCAACAGTCTTGTAGCTGAGAGTCAACACTTACCATCCTCAAAATCTGATGCTCCTGCCGCGAACTCTCAAAATCTGATGCTACTGTGCGAGATGATTGCTATTATTTCTCCTGATTCAAGGGAACAATTTAGCAGTGCTGTTATAAGAGAGAATCAAATTGGGTGTGACGGAATAGCAAGTTCTTCCGAAACTGAAGATTGTGGTGATAAAGACAAAGATGCGAACGAAGCTGTTACTGGAGTTGCTTCAGATACTGAGACTGTTGGTAGAGATGGATTAGTGGCTAATGATGAAATGGAGGAAGACGATGATGATACACAAGAAGATTCTGTTGGATAA
- the LOC142553099 gene encoding AT-hook motif nuclear-localized protein 22-like, which produces MDQLAQGRSLPLPFLARDLQLHHHRQYQQQQYHQNDPEDEQSGNSNPTRILKRDRDENYGLPTTNSSTNMATTTPTSEGKELAQLTGDQSEVTRRPRGRPAGSKNKPKPPIIITRDSANALRSHVMEIANGSDIQESISIFATRRQRGVCILSGNGTVANVTLRQPSTPGAVMTLQGRFEILSLSGSFLPPPAPPAASSLTIYLAGGQGQVMGGTVVGPLLASGPVVIMAASFGNAAYERLPLEEEEASAAGGQGSGQLGSTGMVVQQMMDNPNSTMFQEMPQNMLNSCQLPAEAAFWGTGRPPF; this is translated from the coding sequence ATGGATCAGCTAGCTCAAGGTCGCTCTTTACCACTGCCGTTCCTCGCCAGAGATCTTCAGCTCCACCACCACCGCCAATATCAGCAGCAGCAGTATCACCAGAATGATCCAGAAGATGAACAAAGCGGAAACAGCAACCCGACCCGTATCTTGAAGCGAGACCGTGACGAGAATTATGGTCTTCCGACCACCAATTCTTCCACCAACATGGCTACCACCACGCCGACTTCTGAAGGCAAAGAGCTTGCGCAGCTCACTGGTGATCAAAGCGAGGTCACTAGAAGACCTCGGGGCCGCCCCGCCGGCTCCAAAAACAAGCCTAAACCCCCGATCATAATCACTCGAGATAGTGCAAATGCACTCAGATCTCATGTTATGGAAATTGCTAACGGCTCTGATATTCAGGAAAGTATATCAATCTTCGCCACGAGGCGGCAGAGAGGTGTTTGTATATTGAGCGGTAACGGCACGGTCGCGAATGTAACCCTCCGGCAGCCTTCTACTCCCGGTGCGGTTATGACTTTACAAGGCAGGTTCGAAATTCTCTCTCTCTCGGGTTCGTTTCTTCCGCCTCCAGCTCCGCCAGCGGCATCTAGTCTGACTATATATTTAGCCGGCGGGCAAGGACAGGTCATGGGGGGAACGGTTGTTGGGCCACTTCTGGCTTCCGGGCCGGTGGTGATAATGGCAGCATCGTTTGGTAATGCAGCTTACGAAAGGCTGCCTCTAGAAGAAGAAGAGGCGTCGGCGGCGGGAGGGCAGGGAAGCGGGCAGCTGGGATCTACGGGGATGGTAGTGCAGCAGATGATGGATAATCCCAACTCAACTATGTTTCAAGAGATGCCTCAAAATATGCTAAATTCATGCCAATTACCAGCTGAAGCAGCTTTCTGGGGAACAGGTCGCCCTCCGTtttaa
- the LOC142554307 gene encoding putative calcium-binding protein CML18 — translation MAATELAQGMVREMDFDGDGFVSLDEFMRVMQNSSENEDSGYGFCEESSFMEVFRFFDDDNNGLISARELQRVLGRLGFGKCRIRECRKMIQGVDKDGDGFVNFEEFKCMMSARY, via the coding sequence ATGGCTGCAACAGAATTAGCACAAGGGATGGTTAGAGAAATGGACTTCGACGGAGATGGCTTCGTGAGCCTGGATGAATTTATGAGAGTGATGCAAAATAGTAGTGAAAATGAAGATTCTGGATATGGGTTTTGCGAGGAGAGTAGTTTCATGGAGGTTTTCAGGTTTTTCGATGATGATAATAATGGCTTGATTTCTGCTAGGGAGTTGCAAAGGGTTCTTGGAAGATTAGGGTTTGGGAAATGCAGGATTAGGGAGTGTAGGAAGATGATCCAAGGAGTTGATAAAGACGGGGATGGATTTGTAAATTTCGAGGAGTTCAAGTGTATGATGAGTGCTCGATATTAG